The following coding sequences lie in one Arachis hypogaea cultivar Tifrunner chromosome 9, arahy.Tifrunner.gnm2.J5K5, whole genome shotgun sequence genomic window:
- the LOC112711364 gene encoding tropinone reductase homolog isoform X3, producing MGERKLNFKDKRWSLHGMTALVTGGSRGIGYAIVEELAEFGAAVHVCARNEADIDKCVEEWKNKGLNVTGSVCDVSSRDQRQHLIETVSSIFHGKLNILILFLR from the exons ATGGGGGAAAGGAAGCTGAACTTCAAAGATAAACGATGGTCACTCCATGGAATGACAGCTCTAGTCACAGGAGGATCTCGAGGTATTGG GTATGCAATAGTGGAAGAGTTAGCCGAATTTGGGGCAGCAGTTCATGTATGTGCACGAAATGAAGCAGATATTGATAAGTGTGTGGAAGAGTGGAAAAACAAAGGATTAAATGTCACGGGATCTGTTTGTGATGTTTCATCCCGTGATCAACGTCAACATTTAATAGAAACTGTTTCTTCCATCTTTCATGGCAAACTCAACATTCTA attttatttctcAGATAA